A single window of Syntrophotalea acetylenica DNA harbors:
- a CDS encoding UbiD family decarboxylase, whose amino-acid sequence MEQATPVNDLRRFLARLESRQALHRIAVQVDADLEIAAITDRVCKHSGEPPALLFEQVRGYRIPVATNLFGSMRRAAWALGLNDIEAAAQRLATGIAGAAGVDAACRLRCLLRQPEYAPALQARADWQDRSMPGPDLDQLPALRCWPGDGGRYLTLPQVVTRHPDGGTANVGIYRVQLLGPRRAALHWRDSSDAARHCRAWHRRGLPMPVSIAMGGDPALLFAAAFPLPPDTDEAALAGLLGGRPMIMSPSAHSDLPVPSAAEFVIEGLAYPGETALEGPFGNHTGFYQPASRVPLLRIVAISQRCDPLLPATVVGPPPTENCILGQTVARLLVPLLRSDHPDIVDIHMPVEGIFHGAALIAVRSGTDGRALLQALWRSGPLRAARLLVVAEADRVPDPGDFFWRVLNRLRPDRDLLIHNGCLGIDATVALPDAPTVEPDTRMAEQLQRRWREYGFH is encoded by the coding sequence ATGGAGCAGGCGACCCCGGTTAATGATCTGCGGCGGTTTCTGGCACGGCTCGAATCCCGTCAGGCTCTGCATCGCATTGCGGTCCAGGTGGATGCCGACCTGGAGATTGCGGCCATCACAGACCGGGTCTGCAAGCACTCCGGTGAGCCGCCGGCCCTGTTGTTTGAGCAGGTGCGCGGTTACCGGATACCGGTTGCCACCAATCTGTTCGGCTCGATGCGGCGCGCGGCATGGGCTCTCGGGTTGAATGACATTGAAGCAGCGGCGCAGCGGCTGGCCACGGGAATAGCCGGCGCGGCCGGTGTCGATGCGGCATGCCGACTGCGCTGCCTTCTGCGGCAACCGGAATACGCGCCGGCACTGCAGGCCCGGGCCGACTGGCAGGATCGGTCCATGCCCGGTCCCGACCTTGATCAGCTTCCGGCTTTGCGCTGCTGGCCGGGTGACGGCGGCCGCTACCTCACGCTGCCGCAGGTCGTGACCCGCCACCCCGACGGCGGCACCGCCAACGTCGGTATTTACCGTGTGCAGTTGCTGGGTCCGCGCCGCGCCGCACTGCATTGGCGTGACAGCAGCGATGCCGCGCGTCATTGCCGTGCCTGGCACCGGCGCGGCCTGCCGATGCCGGTCAGTATTGCCATGGGCGGCGATCCGGCCCTGTTGTTTGCGGCGGCCTTTCCCCTGCCACCGGATACGGACGAAGCCGCTCTTGCCGGCCTGCTGGGCGGCCGCCCGATGATCATGAGCCCTTCCGCGCACAGCGACCTGCCGGTACCGTCCGCCGCCGAATTCGTCATCGAGGGCCTGGCATATCCCGGCGAGACGGCGCTGGAAGGACCCTTCGGCAACCACACCGGATTCTACCAGCCGGCATCCCGTGTACCTTTGCTGCGAATTGTCGCCATCAGCCAACGCTGCGATCCGCTGTTACCCGCTACCGTGGTCGGCCCTCCACCCACGGAGAACTGCATTCTGGGACAAACCGTCGCGCGCCTGCTGGTGCCTCTGTTGCGCAGCGATCATCCGGACATTGTCGATATCCATATGCCGGTGGAGGGGATTTTTCACGGTGCCGCCCTGATCGCCGTGCGGTCCGGGACCGACGGACGTGCGCTGCTGCAGGCCTTGTGGCGAAGCGGGCCGTTGCGCGCGGCGCGTCTGCTGGTGGTGGCGGAAGCCGATCGGGTGCCGGATCCCGGCGATTTTTTCTGGCGCGTTCTCAATCGTCTCCGGCCGGACCGGGATCTGCTGATTCACAATGGATGTCTTGGCATCGACGCTACGGTTGCGCTGCCCGATGCGCCGACCGTAGAGCCCGACACCCGCATGGCCGAACAGCTGCAGAGACGCTGGCGCGAATACGGTTTTCACTGA
- a CDS encoding cob(I)yrinic acid a,c-diamide adenosyltransferase gives MTRGTAPDKIDHLHPEKRQGLVVVLTGDGKGKTSSALGMVLRACGHGLRSCIIQFMKGDLYAGEWDGIKRLGDLVELHHTGKGFCGIQGNPYPYEEHRANAQDAIDLVLEKMAGGQFDLLILDEINNALHLNLIDLEQVIDLLDRKPPLLHLVLTGRNAHPTIIERADTVSEIREIKHAFRRGIEPQPGIDY, from the coding sequence ATGACCCGTGGCACTGCACCTGACAAGATCGATCATTTGCACCCCGAAAAGCGGCAGGGACTGGTCGTGGTTCTCACCGGCGATGGCAAGGGCAAGACCAGTTCGGCCCTCGGCATGGTGCTGCGCGCCTGCGGCCACGGCCTGCGCAGCTGCATCATTCAGTTCATGAAGGGGGATCTTTACGCCGGCGAATGGGATGGCATCAAAAGGCTTGGCGATCTGGTTGAGTTGCATCACACCGGCAAGGGTTTCTGCGGCATCCAGGGCAATCCCTATCCTTACGAGGAACACCGTGCCAATGCCCAGGACGCCATCGATCTGGTGCTGGAAAAAATGGCCGGAGGACAATTCGATCTGCTGATTCTCGACGAAATCAACAATGCCCTGCATCTGAATCTGATCGACCTTGAGCAGGTGATCGATCTGCTCGATCGGAAACCGCCGCTGCTGCATCTGGTGCTGACCGGGCGCAATGCGCACCCAACCATCATCGAACGCGCCGACACGGTCAGTGAGATAAGGGAAATCAAGCATGCTTTTCGACGCGGCATCGAGCCACAGCCGGGGATCGATTATTAG
- a CDS encoding Slp family lipoprotein yields the protein MRQSRFRVFLPILLVLMTGCGSVLSKDALYGVNYEVDYNRLKASPETHLGKTVILGGMILANEVADDGSTLEILKYTLDKRDEPQDPDEAGGRFLVHSSRLLDPSLYKEGRLVTLTGTLRGVEVRPLQKARYAYPLFEVGELYLWPESRYEDRYPYYPYFYDPFPYWYRYPYWHGYPYWR from the coding sequence ATGAGACAATCACGATTCCGGGTATTTCTGCCGATCCTGCTCGTCCTGATGACGGGCTGCGGATCGGTTCTCTCCAAAGACGCCCTCTACGGCGTCAACTACGAAGTGGATTACAACCGGCTCAAAGCCTCGCCCGAGACCCATCTGGGGAAAACCGTCATTCTGGGCGGCATGATCCTGGCAAACGAAGTGGCCGATGACGGGTCGACCCTGGAAATTCTCAAATACACCCTCGACAAGCGGGACGAGCCGCAGGATCCGGATGAAGCGGGGGGCCGCTTTCTGGTTCACAGCAGCCGGCTGCTCGATCCGAGCCTCTACAAGGAAGGCAGGCTGGTGACCCTGACCGGCACCCTTCGCGGCGTGGAGGTCAGGCCTCTGCAGAAGGCCCGCTATGCCTATCCGCTCTTCGAGGTCGGCGAACTGTACCTGTGGCCCGAGTCACGCTATGAGGATCGTTACCCCTATTACCCCTACTTTTACGATCCCTTCCCCTACTGGTACCGTTACCCGTACTGGCATGGTTATCCATACTGGCGGTGA